One window of Stigmatella aurantiaca genomic DNA carries:
- a CDS encoding PAAR domain-containing protein, whose protein sequence is MRVSDTGTHASCCGPNSWSAIGGAANVLINGRAAHRLGDSTQHCGGSGQLVEGSPDVIIGDESQIMQIKNKLYDQGFILIDSRTGEPLANIHYKVFMDNSMIAEGKTDSSGRTTIVASDLPKSIRLEIETT, encoded by the coding sequence ATGCGCGTGAGCGATACAGGGACTCATGCATCGTGCTGCGGCCCCAACTCATGGTCTGCAATTGGAGGAGCCGCGAACGTCCTAATCAACGGCCGCGCTGCGCATCGGCTCGGGGATTCAACTCAGCATTGTGGTGGCTCTGGACAGCTTGTAGAGGGAAGCCCAGATGTGATCATTGGCGACGAATCACAAATCATGCAAATCAAAAATAAGCTTTATGATCAGGGATTTATACTTATTGACTCGCGTACAGGCGAACCTCTTGCCAACATTCATTACAAAGTGTTTATGGACAACTCAATGATTGCGGAAGGAAAAACGGATTCTTCGGGACGCACAACGATAGTTGCTTCGGATTTGCCCAAATCAATTCGTCTTGAAATTGAAACGACGTAA
- a CDS encoding polymorphic toxin type 44 domain-containing protein: MSTKSTEPTVLIHANLTEIQDTNRVRVAVAICENKPVMDVIAYIHQEMVSNAVGPDAAYIRDKLEPSWLRVVSPVAPVAGVIDSAEMLQAYYRFFQLVKPGSTWDHKKPILKGDPKKPMIPKEGFGKFTCDLDKHVRYQYDIWSNIHYGYVGLACGLPRWDLLAGGGGAQIYARTVPDGYWSRRFQELGDADFLAAFDDPADQEAIKIGFELWDSHKLSMTTKHILDIVRERFSRLSTEVCELRCVKHK; this comes from the coding sequence ATGAGCACCAAGTCAACCGAACCGACTGTCCTTATTCATGCGAACCTCACAGAAATCCAAGACACGAATCGTGTCAGGGTGGCAGTGGCCATCTGCGAGAACAAACCTGTAATGGATGTAATTGCCTATATTCACCAAGAAATGGTCTCAAATGCTGTTGGCCCCGATGCTGCATATATACGTGACAAGCTTGAGCCATCCTGGCTTCGCGTGGTCTCACCTGTTGCACCTGTTGCTGGAGTGATTGATAGTGCCGAGATGCTGCAAGCCTATTATCGTTTTTTTCAGCTCGTAAAGCCAGGCTCAACTTGGGATCACAAAAAACCGATTCTTAAGGGGGATCCCAAAAAACCGATGATTCCTAAGGAGGGATTTGGAAAATTCACATGCGACCTGGATAAGCATGTTCGATATCAGTACGATATCTGGTCAAATATTCACTATGGTTACGTTGGGCTTGCATGCGGACTCCCTAGGTGGGACTTGCTGGCTGGAGGAGGAGGAGCTCAAATTTACGCACGTACTGTTCCTGATGGATACTGGAGCAGAAGATTCCAAGAGTTAGGGGATGCTGACTTTTTAGCTGCGTTCGATGATCCTGCCGATCAGGAGGCCATCAAAATTGGGTTCGAATTGTGGGATTCGCACAAATTGTCAATGACAACGAAGCATATTTTGGACATTGTGCGTGAACGATTCAGTCGCCTGTCAACAGAAGTCTGCGAACTACGATGCGTCAA